A stretch of the Aegilops tauschii subsp. strangulata cultivar AL8/78 chromosome 4, Aet v6.0, whole genome shotgun sequence genome encodes the following:
- the LOC109757090 gene encoding small ribosomal subunit protein uS2y, giving the protein MAAAAGEAPRALSQKEQDIQMMLAADVHLGTKNCDFQMERYAYKRRSDGIYIINLGKTWEKLQLAARVIVAIENPQDIIVQSARPYGQRAVLKFAQHTGANAIAGRHTPGTFTNQMQTSFSEPRLLILTDPRTDHQPIKESALGNIPTIAFCDTDSPMRYVDIGIPANNKGRNSIGCLYWLLARMVLQMRGTILPGHKWDVMVDLFFYRDPEEAKEQEDEAAGAPEYAAITDYGAAAGQWGGDQWTSDAPAPPPVTGGEWPMAEAPVVGGDGWDAAGAPVAVEGAVPAPVVAATGWDAAVQPPAQGWE; this is encoded by the exons ATGGCGGCAGCGGCTGGAGAGGCCCCTCGGGCGCTGTCCCAGAAGGAGCAGGACATACAGATGATGCTCGCCGCCGACGTCCACCTCGGCACCAAGAACTGCGACTTCCAGATGGAGCGCTACGCCTACAAGCGCCGCTCCGACG GCATCTACATCATCAATCTGGGCAAGACATGGGAGAAGCTCCAGCTCGCGGCGAGGGTCATCGTCGCCATCGAGAACCCCCAGGACATCATCGTCCAGTCCGCCCGCCCCTACGGCCAGCGCGCCGTCCTCAAGTTCGCGCAGCACACCGGCGCCAACGCCATCGCCGGGAGGCACACCCCTGGTACCTTCACCAACCAGATGCAGACCTCCTTCAGCGAGCCCCGCCTGCTCATCCTCACCGACCCAAGGACCGACCACCAG CCCATCAAGGAGTCTGCTCTGGGGAACATCCCTACCATTGCCTTCTGTGACACTGACTCTCCCATGAGATACGTCGATATCGGCATCCCAGCAAACAACAAGGGGAGGAACAGCATTGGCTGTCTGTACTGGCTCTTGGCCAGGATGGTTCTGCAGATGAGGGGCACTATCCTGCCAGGGCACAAGTGGGATGTCATG GTTGATCTGTTCTTCTACAGGGACCCTGAGGAAGCCAAGGAGCAGGAGGATGAAGCTGCTGGAGCCCCAGAGTATGCTGCCATCACTGATTACGGAGCTGCAGCTGGTCAATGGGGTGGTGACCAGTGGACCTCTGATGCACCTGCTCCCCCGCCTGTTACTGGTGGCGAGTGGCCGATGGCTGAAG CTCCAGTTGTTGGTGGCGATGGATGGGATGCAGCAGGGGCACCTGTTGCTGTGGAAGGTGCTGTCCCTGCTCCTGTTGTGGCTGCTACTGGCTGGGACGCCGCGGTGCAACCCCCTGCTCAAGGCTGGGAGTAG